NNNNNNNNNNNNNNNNNNNNNNNNNNNNNNNNNNNNNNNNNNNNNNNNNNNNNNNNNNNNNNNNNNNNNNNNNNNNNNNNNNNNNNNNNNNNNNNNNNNNNNNNNNNNNNNNNNNNNNNNNNNNNNNNNNNNNNNNNNNNNNNNNNNNNNNNNNNNNNNNNNNNNNNNNNNNNNNNNNNNNNNNNNNNNNNNNNNNNNNNNNNNNNNNNNNNNNNNNNNNNNNNNNNNNNNNNNNNNNNNNNNNNNNNNNNNNNNNNNNNNNNNNNNNNNNNNNNNNNNNNNNNNNNNNNNNNNNNNNNNNNNNNNNNNNNNNNNNNNNNNNNNNNNNNNNNNNNNNNNNNNNNNNNNNNNNNNNNNNNNNNNNNNNNNNNNNNNNNNNNNNNNNNNNNNNNNNNNNNNNNNNNNNNNNNNNNNNNNNNNNNNNNNNNNNNNNNNNNNNNNNNNNNNNNNNNNNNNNNNNNNNNNNNNNNNNNNNNNNNNNNNNNNNNNNNNNNNNNNNNNNNNNNNNNNNNNNNNNNNNNNNNNNNNNNNNNNNNNNNNNNNNNNNNNNNNNNNNNNNNNNNNNNNNNNNNNNNNNNNNNNNNNNNNNNNNNNNNNNNNNNNNNNNNNNNNNNNNNNNNNNNNNNNNNNNNNNNNNNNNNNNNNNNNNNNNNNNNNNNNNNNNNNNNNNNNNNNNNNNNNNNNNNNNNNNNNNNNNNNNNNNNNNNNNNNNNNNNNNNNNNNNNNNNNNNNNNNNNNNNNNNNNNNNNNNNNNNNNNNNNNNNNNNNNNNNNNNNNNNNNNNNNNNNNNNNNNNNNNNNNNNNNNNNNNNNNNNNNNNNNNNNNNNNNNNNNNNNNNNNNNNNNNNNNNNNNNNNNNNNNNNNNNNNNNNNNNNNNNNNNNNNNNNNNNNNNNNNNNNNNNNNNNNNNNNNNNNNNNNNNNNNNNNNNNNNNNNNNNNNNNNNNNNNNNNNNNNNNNNNNNNNNNNNNNNNNNNNNNNNNNNNNNNNNNNNNNNNNNNNNNNNNNNNNNNNNNNNNNNNNNNNNNNNNNNNNNNNNNNNNNNNNNNNNNNNNNNNNNNNNNNNNNNNNNNNNNNNNNNNNNNNNNNNNNNNNNNNNNNNNNNNNNNNNNNNNNNNNNNNNNNNNNNNNNNNNNNNNNNNNNNNNNNNNNNNNNNNNNNNNNNNNNNNNNNNNNNNNNNNNNNNNNNNNNNNNNNNNNNNNNNNNNNNNNNNNNNNNNNNNNNNNNNNNNNNNNNNNNNNNNNNNNNNNNNNNNNNNNNNNNNNNNNNNNNNNNNNNNNNNNNNNNNNNNNNNNNNNNNNNNNNNNNNNNNNNNNNNNNNNNNNNNNNNNNNNNNNNNNNNNNNNNNNNNNNNNNNNNNNNNNNNNNNNNNNNNNNNNNNNNNNNNNNNNNNNNNNNNNNNNNNNNNNNNNNNNNNNNNNNNNNNNNNNNNNNNNNNNNNNNNNNNNNNNNNNNNNNNNNNNNNNNNNNNNNNNNNNNNNNNNNNNNNNNNNNNNNNNNNNNNNNNNNNNNNNNNNNNNNNNNNNNNNNNNNNNNNNNNNNNNNNNNNNNNNNNNNNNNNNNNNNNNNNNNNNNNNNNNNNNNNNNNNNNNNNNNNNNNNNNNNNNNNNNNNNNNNNNNNNNNNNNNNNNNNNNNNNNNNNNNNNNNNNNNNNNNNNNNNNTCTGTTGAATATGACgttgaatatgactgtatatGCTCCTTTTAGGCTATGCAAACACTCAGCTTTGGCAGAACACTAAGCGATAAAAAAGATAGAGAAAACAGACAATTAACTCATAATTTTAGTTTGAACATAAaggtaaaaatgttcttaaatttTTCAAWGGTTTCTGAAGtaaaagaaagttattttgCCAGTGCAAATTCTTCatattctgttctgttctgtcctTCTTGAGCTGATTGGWTTTTGTGGCACATCTTTTCCGGTTGTTGCTCAGATCCCAGAGGAAATGGTGACCCAGTCCCGCAACTCCTACATGGAGGCTGCGCTGATGGTGCCCCCGCTGGAGGAGCTTTGCAAGGtccaggaggaggaagatgtggATGAGGAAGTGGAAGAAGAGGATGAGGAAGCATCCTACAACGCACACATAGAAGGGCTGATCCAGAACCTGCTGAAAGAGGCCAAGGACAAGAGTAAAGGCTGGGTGTCCCGCTTGTCTTCTGACAACACGGAGCTGGCATTTAAAAAGGTGGGAGATCATTCTGTTCCAATATGGTGGGATTTTGGAGACGAGGAGTCGAGAATAAAAAGATAAGGCGGTAGGGATTAGTAGGATCTTTAGAAAATAGTCTACAGTTATTAATCTCCTCATGTGGTCAACACTGCCAAAGCAGAAAAACCGAAAAGCAAAATTTTTGAAATAGAAATCAGGAACttgaagacattttcttttcaacactttttaacatttccaaTATTTGTGTGTAAGGTTGGAGACGGGAATCCTCTGAGGAGGTGGCGGGTTTGTCTCGAGGTGTCGGCGTCTCCCTCTGAGGTCCTGCAGCGGCTCATGAAGGAGCGCCTGCTGTGGCAGACAGACCTCCAGCAGGAGAAGGTTCTGGAAACGCTGGACAAACAAACAGACGTGTATCATTACACCTGCTGCAATATGGCGCCTCTGCCCTGCTATGACTATGTGGTACTAAGGTATGATTAATGCACAATGTGACACATGTGCGGAAACACGTGTGTATATGTGGGTGGgcgtatttgtgtgtgtgcgtgtgtgtgtgaatctgaCTGAGTGAatcatattttctcaaaaattgtcacaTGCAGTGAGTCTTAGTAAcagtttaaagatttttaacatATCAAAACAAGCATGTATTTAATCAGTTAACAGTAATTATATAAAATAGAAAGACTGCAYTTTTTTTAAWCCACTAAGGTCAGATAGCAGAGTTAAATGTTCAGAGACTAATTCTGCCTATTTTTTACATGAATAAGAAATGAGTGTCatgatcatgtttttaatgGGGTATTACGTAAAATTGataatttttagatttatgtcatgttattccctcatcaataacacacctggagtgttgctttgattctttcatgcatatttgaaaaagttCTTGAATTTCAAGTGGCAGAAAATTTAGAGGTGCCCaaatattttgcttattttcacAAAGCTCTTCTCCTYAGAGCTGCAGTCTTCTGCCGAACCTTTGCCTCCCTCACAGAGcacccctccctctctctgctccaCAAGACTagaggcagcagcaattagcaRACCTCAGATGGAGCTGCACGCCTGTTTATCACACGAACCAGTTCTCAGTCCAATGCGTTTAAGAAGAGTTAACATTGACATAAAGACATGATTTGTACGGTTGTTAAcggcattgttgtgatgacgtaCTGAAGCCGAAGTGTCGGAACGAGAAGAAGCTTCTTAAGGAGATAGAAACCAATAACATGGCATCAAATTGTGAAGACaaaatttcttcaaaatcaagtttgatatatacagcatttttataacaaggTAATATAGTAACTTGATTGTGTTGTMAAGTGGCACTATgttcctggaaaatacacaatattatctctttaaaaacattaaactaKCACTACAAAGAAGTGGTAGTTAAGAGTATCTCAATAGTTAGATTTCATTTGTTCCCAGTTTCTTCAATGAAGCTCTAACCTCACAATGTTTTTACACCATTCAGATCGTGGCGTRCAGACCTTTGTAAAGAGTCCTGTGCGCTGGTGTGCGTGTCCGTCGAGCATGACGACAGCCCGCGTGTTGGAGCTGTGAGGGGGGTTGTGTTGGAGTCACAGTACCTCCTGGAGCCCAGTGGGACGGGGAAGACCAGGCTCACACACATCTCCAGAGTCGATCTCAGGTGTGGAAGGGCTTCATCATCCATTTACAGTCAAGTTTTTAGCAAGATTTGAAATTTATGACATGTTAATTTGTCATCATCGTTGCAGGGGAAGATCTCCAGAATGGTACAACAAAGCGTTTGGTCATTTGTGTGTTAATGAAGCCCAGAGGATCCGCTCCTCGTTCCTCCCAGGCGATCAGAGTCCTGAGGCGAAGAACTGAGCTTCAAACATATTTCTTCATCCTGAAAACCAGTTTAATCACCCAGGCGATCTTTTCTTGGTGCTAAGTTACAGTTCTGGTCAGATATGAAATCAGTAATTTGGGgcttttaaagatttataaGACCCATCCAATGTGGGTTTTCAGAGTAAAttgattataaaacaaaaactgctactatgttttgttttttttgtcaactttcCGATCAATTTTGCTTGTAAACTATAAAAAACAAAGGCCATGCCACAAAGCAGATGACTTTTAACAAGCTGTGTGAGTTATGTCAAGAGGAGTGATCAACTCCAGTCAGAATAATGGCARATAATTATATATATGGCagataatttatatatatacatatatataaatcattaaaaccccaaattaaaatgatgttCATATCCATGGTGAGTtgatgtaaacttctgacttgGACTGTACATTATGCTGAGTGGGCACATAGGAGGAAAGTGTTTTTANNNNNNNNNNNNNNNNNNNNNNNNNNNNNNNNNNNNNNNNNNNNNNNNNNNNNNNNNNNNNNNNNNNNNNNNNNNNNNNNNNNNNNNNNNNNNNNNNNNNNNNNNNNNNNNNNNNNNNNNNNNNNNNNNNNNNNNNNNNNNNNNNNNNNNNNNNNNNNNNNNNNNNNNNNNNNNNNNNNNNNNNNNNNNNNNNNNNNNNNNNNNNNNNNNNNNNNNNNNNNNNNNNNNNNNNNNNNNNNNNNNNNNNNNNNNNNNNNNNNNNNNNNNNNNNNNNNNNNNNNNNNNNNNNNNNNNNNNNNNNNNNNNNNNNNNNNNNNNNNNNNNNNNNNNNNNNNNNNNNNNNNNNNNNNNNNNNNNNNNNNNNNNNNNNNNNNNNNNNNNNNNNNNNNNNNNNNNNNNNNNNNNNNNNNNNNNNNNNNNNNNNNNNNNNNNNNNNNNNNNNNNNNNNNNNNNNNNNNNNNNNNNNNNNNNNNNNNNNNNNNNNNNNNNNNNNNNNNNNNNNNNNNNNNNNNNNNNNNNNNNNNNNNNNNNNNNNNNNNNNNNNNNNNNNNNNNNNNNNNNNNNNNNNNNNNNNNNNNNNNNNNNNNNNNNNNNNNNNNNNNNNNNNNNNNNNNNNNNNNNNNNNNNNNNNNNNNNNNNNNNNNNNNNNNNNNNNNNNNNNNNNNNNNNNNNNNNNNNNNNNNNNNNNNNNNNNNNNNNNNNNNNNNNNNNNNNNNNNNNNNNNNNNNNNNNNNNNNNNNNNNNNNNNNNNNNNNNNNNNNNNNNNNNNNNNNNNNNNNNNNNNNNNNNNNNNNNNNNNNNNNNNNNNNNNNNNNNNNNNNNNNNNNNNNNNNNNNNNNNNNNNNNNNNNNNNNNNNNNNNNNNNNNNNNNNNNNNNNNNNNNNNNNNNNNNNNNNNNNNNNNNNNtttttttttctcttttgtgttatACAATGTCTAAGACATGAGACCATTTCACTGCTTCTGGGAAGCATGTTTGAAACTTAgcgtgtgtgcatggttgtgccCGTGTATCTGCATTTCAAACACACTTACAGCCCGTACTGTAAACTCTCTGCAGCGCTCTCTGTGCCATCACAGCTCTTCAGGGTCTTCCTATCATATTGATAAgctgaaatgtgaaatttcCACACACCATCCGTAGGGAAGCAATAGATGAAAACTCGCTCCAYCGTGGTACTGCCCTGGCTTTAATGTTTGTTTCCGCTGTAGGCAGCATCGCCATGGTGTTGCTATGATATAATATTATCTCCACAGTGCCGCCATAATCCTCGCGTGGATGCCTTGTGCTGGGTGACAGTGgcgcgtgtgcatgtgtgcgtaaGAAAGGATTGAGAGACTCTGACGCGAGACCTCCGCTGTTTGTGGAGAGGTTCCAAACTTAGCTTAGAGCTGGAGGATTTATGCTTGTTATTTTTGACAGTGACTGAAAACAAAGCTGTTGTTTCTAAAGAGgagaataaaaatttaaaagtgtattcgttctctgtttttttgtaaaattcttccatgaaaaaacacatgaacatgTATTATAAAGTTATGCAAAGATTTTCATAacccttaaactttttcatgttttgacaAGCTTCTAtgcacattttattgaaatttagttggattttatgtgaaagaccaaagCAAAGtagacattttatgttttttacaaataagaaaatatatataaaaatatgacatgCATTTATATTGAAGGAGAActtgtttaaaacagaaaaaMAATATACCAAGCTTTCAACATCTCTTAGATCACAGCTTCCAAGTATGGGAATGGTGTGGAATAAATGTAAACCTACCAAGAAATCTAAGTCCACCTCAACTGATGAATTGATGGGCAGCACTACACATCAATGTAGCACCTGTGTTTCACCATCTCCATGGTGAAACACAgttgtggcagcatcatgctatggggatGAAGAGAGAAGGTGATCAGAATTGATGTAAAGATGGATGTAAGTCAATACTGGACAARCTTggatgaaaaccaaaacaaaacaaagcaccGTCTTCCAACAGAAARGCAACCCTAACCATACAYCCAGACTTCCAATGTACTGCCTTAGATTAAAGCATATWCATRaatggcctagtcaaagttcataCCCAAATTTAGTTCTAAAGCTTTGCTAAAAAATAACAYCACAATGGCATGAAGCTGCTAATCACATGGTGCAGGCAGCAGCATGCTCTGGTCAAAGCGGGAAGATGCATGCCTCAGATGGTGGYTCTACCAAATACTGACTTAGTGGGgttgcatgccacacttttcagattttagttgGAAAcgaaaaacaaataagtaacATAAAGTTTTCATTGCACTTTGAAACCATGCGCTATTTCATGCTGGTCTATCACTTAAAAGcccaacaaaataataaaagattgtGACTTCAAAGggaaaaagtatatatttttaaaattcaagcaGTATTAGTTTTGCATGTGTAATATTCCCGTTGTCATATGTTGCTGTGTCCATGAAGTGGTGCTCTTCTCCCTCTGGAGTTTAAACGAGCGTGGAAAGTGTGCCACAGGACATATTTTTAGATAAGCGAGTGAGTGAAAAGTCCTCAGAATCACAGAGGGCTCTCCTCAAGGACTTTTCATCGCTTCCCTTCTTGTGTCCTTTAAAGCAGAGGGTGGAAGCTAACTCTCCGATGCTCGGATCAATATTCAATCACATTTACCTGCTTAGCTGAGTTAGATAGATGGTCCAGACTCTCATAAAGGACAAGGAAGGGGTTTGGATACAGATACCACTCTCTAAAATCTCCCTGCTTGTGAGTCAGCATGTCTTTTTAACTGTGTGACAACGGAGAGACATTACTTTAACTTCTACCTCATTTAACATGTCAGTGGTTTATCTTGAAAGTGGGGCACATGGTTACAGCTCCTGAATGTCAATGATGCTCTGCACGGTGGGTGTGTTTTAGCTCTGCTGCTCCACGGGCTCTGACAAATGGAGAACATCATTTTGCAAATCACTCAGTGAAACAAGAAAGACTCTCACCAGGTGAAGCAGTAATTTTCTCCATGAATCAATTTCATatctgcatttgtgtttttttttttttcttttacaaaatgcaCACATAACTAAGCAGATGTTGTCTTAAGAAAAACGGGAGCCACTCAGAAGGATAATGCAGTTTGAAATTATGCCTCCCGGTGTTTGTTGATGAACTAAAACTGATTCTTTTKttctttttttgtgtgtatataaaacaaaaaactactcTTTCACACGTGATGCATTAAGATGCAGAATAATGCAGCCTGTATTTTGCAAAAGGATTTAAAGGGCCCTCTGCTGGACAAAAACGGAAATGTAAGTTCAACCTTAAATTCCAAACGACAGAAACgtgaattaaatattaaatataatatactgaatatttttccaagcTGATACATAAATGTTTGTAATAGCTGTCAGACATTGTTATTCATTAGCTGGTTCTCGAGATAAGTTTGATTTAGTAGTACTAGCAGCAGTAATAGTTTCCAACATTCATGTTCGTACAGAAWTAGACGTTTAAAGGATGATtgcttttcattcatgttttttttttattgagttaaaacaagttttaattagttttaaatattttctatatctgggtgaatatggaaaaaaagcatttgtattCCCAGATTGATTTCTTTTCTGACTGAATGTAtctatttgtgtgttttgtccgTTTTCTTACAATTATGTTTCTCAAGGGTTTCATTTTTGAAGCCTTAACAGAAATGTGGTATTTCTACATGTAAAagaataattattatttctctggaACTAAACTGGAAATTTTAGCCAAGATAATCTATCAGGATTGTCTGATTttggtgtatttattttggactTTAGTTTTTGAATTCAACTGATTGTTTattaatgtcattatttattttgtgctgaGATCATTGGTTGTTGtctgttctttgtgtgttgGTTTAGATTCTTCTTTTATTGTTCCTMTTTTACTTTTGGTTTAGTGGGACCCTCTTATATCATATATTAATATATGATATATATAAATATCCTCTGTTAATATATGTGCTTATTAGTCATCCTCCCACAGCTTCCTTGCTATGTTTTTTCTCCCAGCTCCTACACATTCTCCTGATTGGTCTCACCTGCTTCTTGTGCTGCTCATCAACCCTTTCAGTAGTTAAAAGCTTGTCAGTTTCTCTTTGCTCAGCTGCTTTACTTTTACCTTAGTTCTCTAGTTCCAGATCATCCATTTGGTGTRAGTCGTTTCTTCAATTATCTAATTTATCACCGTTATGAGCTTACCACTATCTgaacaaacacattcaaaacTATACATCTGTGACCAAATTGTAGAAGCAACAGTCTAATTTTCCAAtccagtatttttattatatttatttcactttgttctCTTTATCTGTCTTGTTGGCATGACTTAAAATCTGATCGGGGAGGGAAAACATTGGTGGGACAGATGTGTCCCCTGAGACTGGCTAATCCACCATCTTCTTCCAAACAACYRCGATAAGGTCATCAATGAATAAATTAACCAGTGAATGAATAATTAATGGCAGCATGTCAGCAGTACAGGTGTCCTTGAGTGTATGTAGAGAAACTCAAAACACAGGAATAACACGAGGAATGATGAAATTCTGGGAAATTCTTCAAAAGTGGGTATAAATAGTAAGAAAACTGACCTTCCACATACATACGTAATGAATAATTCACATAATTATTCAAGAGCTTATTTAGACATGAatcaacatgtttgttcttAGTAGTTGTGAATTTGAACCTCATATTTTGTTCAGGTTTAAATCACATAAAGTCTATATTTTGAAATCATATTAATTCTAGCTTTGCCCCTtctatgcattttatttccatttttaaaaaataactatcTTCCCCTAYATTTTTGGCTACAACCAGGCTATGATTTTCAGGGTAAGTTAACTGGTACCTGACACATTCAGGGCAGGCCTGGTGATRCATTGACTCATTCTGACATAGAAGACGAGTGCTTTTAGCTTTCAGGTCATTGTCCTAATTTAAACTTGTGCCACGGCTGTTTGTGACAAGTGAGAGAGACACCTGAAAGTGTCTGCAGGTCTCGCAGAAGTCGAAACCAAGAACAACAGATTTGGCTTCATTGCTTCTCTCATGTGCATCGCTACRYGATGTCTCAATTGAATTATTAATGCCAGCTGGTATTCTGAAGGTTCTCCAAACACTATGAGAAACGCACGCACACATTTGCATGAATATGCATTTGTTTGCAATATGACAAGTGTTTTCTTCTATTTCCGTGCAGTTTTATGCAACAGGAAAGCATTTTCTTTGCAAACCGCTAAACAACTGTTTCGTACACATTTAGCTCATAAAAAGCAACAGCATAASTTGAAATGGCATCTCCAGGCACCTGAAAACTAGCTTCTATCAACCAGTGATAAAATCTGGCTCCTCAGTCTCTAAATACTTAATTATGTTTACCAACTCGAATCCAGAGGTGTCTGWGTAGGGCRGTGTTTCAGAGCTTCTTTAAGAATAACAGCTTTCTGCTTCAGGTATAGGAGCCGTGAGAGGTTAAAGGGCCCACCAGGGGCTCGGTGGTAGATAAATAAACATTCTTCAAGAAGGTACTAAAATACAAAGCTTGGATTGATGTACTGTGTATTTCAAAATCACACTGGGATACTTGATATCATTACTCAACTAGGGAatggcagaaaaagaaacaaggcaAATGTTTGCTAGAGTCATCTGTCTTTGCTTGTCACTACTTTagaatttttatgtttaattttagtgctttatttcttatttttcaggGTAAAAACGCTTGCAGAAACGTTAACGTGTTGGACAACAATAACTGTCAGAAAACTGTGTCCAAGYAATGCATTTACTGCAAGGTTTTCATTGGGTTCAGCATGAGAAGTCAACTGAAAGACAGCAAGTTAACTGAACCTTTTCAATCCCATAAARAAATTTGTGACTGGCCATAAAGAGTAATTGATATTTCatatttgtgcaataaaatgtttgtgttataagtgaaattatctgccagtggagcaaattctttttcaccaatattaaaaAGTTGTTCTTAAGCTCTTATGTTTTGCTGWAAAGTTACTTCCATGTTAGTTTTTCTCGTCTCCAGTGTACcgagacatttgcactagaaactagccCAAAATTAATGGgtctgattttgtgtttttgcagtgatattctcaaataaaatctgtgaacaCAACACAACGCAGTTGTTCTCAGTTTTTAGACATGTCGTCTGCTGAGTATCTTTTTATCCCACTGAGCCTCTGACGCTCRCTCTCTAATTTAGTAAAACATCCCTATTCAATATTCCTCTATTCAAAAGCCTCCAACATCCCATAATAATCTACGGTTGTGCTGTGCTTTCAGCTATAAGGAGGATCAGCAGGAATTCAGCATGACATATGTAATATCTTTGGGAATCTCTAAATATTGAGGgggatttttaataaacttctGGGAGTTTGGCAACATTAATATCGGACTCATCAGGGAGCCGAGGCTCCGTGGGGCTAAAGACACTGAGCCGTGCTTCAATGCTGTCAGAAATACTTATGAAGAATGCTCACAAGCGGAGAAAAGCAGATTAATTTGTCTAACGTCCACTGCTCTCTGGTGAGAACTGGCCTTGCTTACTCAGTAGTGGGAAGTATGTAATTCATAAGCTTTTCTGTCGAATCTCAAAGCATATGTAATCCCAgttgagtaatttgtagaaacATGGTCAATGTTGCAAAACAGTGAGATAACCCAGACCTTAATCAAAGCCCAGGGAGTCTCTGACTTGATAATTTAACAGATCAGGGTTGTATAACAACAAACTCGgcatttatattattaaaataaggaatTGTGTGCTTattaagaaacaaatatttccaatgAAATTTGTTGTCGTTCCTTTCTGAATTTGTTTATTGGGTTTGAAAAGGAAGCGATCTGTATAAACTAAAGTGGAGAGCATTGTCcttaaaatgttgaactttgcagaaaatgtaagaGTTCAAATGGGCTGCTTGGAAACAATGCAACTGTGCCTACCATGCAAATTCAACTAAGCTGCTTTTTGTAGTCCTTTGTGACCTGTTAAGACTACCTGTGCCAAACAAACTGAGTGATTCACACAATGTAACCAAATCAGAGCAAGTCTTTAGTCCCCAGGATTAGAggatctaaaataaatttaaaaaataggcCAATTAGAAAATCTTTTTCCAATCTTTTCTAATACTGTCAGAATGTGaacttttcttgctttgtttacaggaaaaaaatctttaacttaACAGATATTGGAAATGCCTAGTCATACATGCTGAGCTAATTCCAGGACCCTTCAATCACAGGAAATGCTCCATATCGATGTAATACAAGTGCTGATAAACTAACTACAGACAAActatgtttcagttttatcatCTGGAAAACTTGATTATTCTACTGTTACA
The DNA window shown above is from Poecilia reticulata strain Guanapo linkage group LG14, Guppy_female_1.0+MT, whole genome shotgun sequence and carries:
- the LOC108166894 gene encoding stAR-related lipid transfer protein 13-like — encoded protein: MVTQSRNSYMEAALMVPPLEELCKVQEEEDVDEEVEEEDEEASYNAHIEGLIQNLLKEAKDKSKGWVSRLSSDNTELAFKKVGDGNPLRRWRVCLEVSASPSEVLQRLMKERLLWQTDLQQEKVLETLDKQTDVYHYTCCNMAPLPCYDYVVLRSWRXDLCKESCALVCVSVEHDDSPRVGAVRGVVLESQYLLEPSGTGKTRLTHISRVDLRGRSPEWYNKAFGHLCVNEAQRIRSSFLPGDQSPEAKN